The sequence CGGCGATACTCCCGCAATGCATAGAACTCGTCGCTGTTGCCGTGGAACTGCGACTGGGTCACGCCCAGGTGCACGTCGATCCGGCGCTGTCCCGGCAGGAAGCGGTGGTCCAGCTTGCCCAAGGCCGGATAGATGGTCACCTTCTGGCTGTTGATGACGGTCAGGAACCGCGTCAGCAGGCCGAACGGGTAGCGGCTGGCCACCCGCGTGCCGCGAAGCTCCATCTGGCCCCGCAGGGTCGGCGTGATGAAAATCTGGAAACTGCACGTCTGGCCCGGCCCGATGTACGGGACGTAGACCCGCGGCGCCCCGGTCGACTGGCCGCGGCCCACAATTTCCACCAGGCGAAGGGAATAGACGCCGAAGTATCGGCGGGTGTTGCGGATTTCATATTTGACCGGCATCGGCTGGGAGACCACGCCGTTGTCCGGCAGGATCCGGGTGATCTCGATCGGATGGACCATGCGGCTGGGGATCAGGACCGACATCATCAGGATGGCCGCCGCCAGCGAGGCCGACCAGAACAGGAGATTGAGCTGCGAGACGAACGCGATCGCGGCCAGCACGGCGATCGCGACCAGGAGCATCAGGACGGACCAGCCGACGTAGACCCCGTACTGGGGATGCCAGGTGGTTGGAGTCTGCCGAAGCACCTTGACCGGGTTCTTTACCGTCAGCTTCGGCTTTTCTTCCGATGGCTTCAGGAGGACAGGATCGGGTTCGGCCCGGCGTTTTTTAAACCGCAGTTGCACCAAAGGAAATCCATCTCCGCTTATACGGGCACCACGATCTCCTCAATGATCTGCGAGATGATATGGGAGGTGGAACTCGATTGGCTGTCGTCCAGATAACTCTTGCTTAGGACGCGGTGGGCGCAGACCGGAACGGCCAGCGACTTGATGTCGTCCGGCAGCACGTAGTCCCGCTCCTCCAGCAGCGCCATCGCCTGGGCCGTTCGCACCAGGGCCTGCGAGCCGCGCGGCGAGACGCCCAGATCCAGGTGCCGGTGCTGGCGGGTTGCCTCGACGAACCGCAGCACGTAGTCCATCACCGAACCATCCACCTTCACGTCATCGACCGCTTCCTGGATGCGGCAAACCTCTTCGCCGTCCATTACCGCTGAGATCTTCTCGATCGACTTGCGGGCCGGCTGCTCCTGGATGATCCGGGCCTCCTGCTCCGCTGAGGGATACCCGATCGAAATCCGGAGGGTGAACCGGTCCAACTGGTTTTCCGGCAGGAAGTAGGTCCCCTCGAACTCGAAGGGGTTCTGCGTCGCAATGACCATGAACGGGCGGCCCAGGGTCATGCTCTGGCCGTCCATCGTCACCTGGCCCTCGTTCATGGCCTCCAGCAGGGCCGACTGGGTCCGCGGGGTCGTCCGGTTGATCTCGTCGGCCAGGACGATGTTGGCGAACACCGGACCCCGGTTGAACTCGAACTCGCGCGTCCGGTCGTTGAAGATCGAAACGCCCAGCAGGTCGCTGGGCAGCAGGTCGGGCGTGAGCTGAATCCGCGAAAAACTGCAGCTTACGCTCTTGGCCAGCGCCCGGGCCAGAATGGTCTTGCCCACGCCCGGCACGTCCTCGATCAGCACGTGTCCGCCGCTGATCAGGCCCACGATCAACTGGTCGACGACCAACGGCCGGCCCAGGAACACCTGCGAAACGTTATCCCGCAGCGACTGGAGAGATGCACCTATTCCACGATTGGTATGCATAGCCCACCATTATACCATTAATAAAACTTCGCCTGGGTATAAAACTGCCGCACGTTCTGGAATGTATACCCGCTTGGAACGGGTTCGTCAATCCGGTTGCTTTTTTCCCTGAAGAATCTACAATTTCACCTTTTGCCGCCATACGGCTGGAGCCATGACTGTTATCCAACTAACTAACATTACGTTCATCCGGTCCGATCGGATCATTCTGGATCGGATTTCCTGGACCATTGGCCGCGGACAGCACTGGGCCCTGCTGGGCGCCAACGGTTCCGGGAAAACTTCGCTCCTGAAAATCATTGCCGGTTACGAGTGGCCCAGCGACGGGTCGGTCCACGTCCTGGGCCGGCACTTCGGCGACTGCTATCTGCCCGAGCTCCGCAAGACCATCGGGTGGGTCAGCGCCGCGGTCGAGCACCGCCTGCCG is a genomic window of Phycisphaerae bacterium containing:
- a CDS encoding DUF58 domain-containing protein encodes the protein MQLRFKKRRAEPDPVLLKPSEEKPKLTVKNPVKVLRQTPTTWHPQYGVYVGWSVLMLLVAIAVLAAIAFVSQLNLLFWSASLAAAILMMSVLIPSRMVHPIEITRILPDNGVVSQPMPVKYEIRNTRRYFGVYSLRLVEIVGRGQSTGAPRVYVPYIGPGQTCSFQIFITPTLRGQMELRGTRVASRYPFGLLTRFLTVINSQKVTIYPALGKLDHRFLPGQRRIDVHLGVTQSQFHGNSDEFYALREYRRGDNPKLIHWKRSAKMGQLLVREMAQFAPHRLTVILDTHVPDLTARNRRRFEEAVSFSATFLCESLELGYRVALVCASDPPVLIPPLAGREAQHRILRTLSMVEPQSVASLSDMMQTWRWTARWRGRCLLVSVSESSASMLERLSGAIGPTQMLLVGGSDWRRIFIPSSQPCPEEMV
- a CDS encoding MoxR family ATPase, which translates into the protein MHTNRGIGASLQSLRDNVSQVFLGRPLVVDQLIVGLISGGHVLIEDVPGVGKTILARALAKSVSCSFSRIQLTPDLLPSDLLGVSIFNDRTREFEFNRGPVFANIVLADEINRTTPRTQSALLEAMNEGQVTMDGQSMTLGRPFMVIATQNPFEFEGTYFLPENQLDRFTLRISIGYPSAEQEARIIQEQPARKSIEKISAVMDGEEVCRIQEAVDDVKVDGSVMDYVLRFVEATRQHRHLDLGVSPRGSQALVRTAQAMALLEERDYVLPDDIKSLAVPVCAHRVLSKSYLDDSQSSSTSHIISQIIEEIVVPV